The Skermanella pratensis genome has a window encoding:
- a CDS encoding DedA family protein yields MLTSLEATLGALVAASADPWVILPALVLITFLLEDVAIAAGVALALNGTIGWPAAFLAVAGGIALGDLGLYGMGRLALRVPALRLRLEDARVDRARAALDGRLGIAVLVARVVPGLRLATYTAAGLLGVPFPRFAALVVAAVAAWTAGLFWLATALGQALGELLERTLGLDPATAVVLALLPLVLLALFLPRLLRGPSAAKPVDTGVSP; encoded by the coding sequence ATGCTGACAAGCCTGGAGGCCACTCTCGGGGCGCTGGTCGCCGCGTCCGCCGACCCCTGGGTCATCCTGCCGGCGCTGGTCCTGATCACCTTCCTGCTGGAGGACGTGGCGATCGCGGCCGGCGTGGCCCTGGCGCTCAACGGCACCATCGGCTGGCCCGCCGCCTTCCTGGCAGTGGCCGGCGGCATCGCGCTGGGCGACCTCGGCCTCTACGGCATGGGCCGGCTGGCGCTCCGGGTGCCGGCGCTGCGCCTGCGGCTGGAGGACGCCCGGGTCGATCGGGCGCGGGCGGCGCTCGACGGAAGGCTCGGGATCGCCGTCCTGGTCGCCCGCGTGGTGCCGGGCCTGCGGCTCGCGACATACACCGCCGCCGGCCTGCTCGGCGTTCCCTTCCCCAGGTTCGCGGCCCTGGTCGTCGCGGCGGTCGCGGCCTGGACCGCCGGGCTGTTCTGGCTGGCGACCGCGCTGGGGCAGGCGCTCGGCGAGCTGCTGGAACGCACCCTCGGCCTCGACCCCGCGACCGCCGTCGTCCTGGCGCTCCTGCCGCTCGTCCTCCTCGCGCTGTTCCTGCCGCGCCTGCTGCGCGGACCTTCCGCGGCTAAACCCGTCGATACCGGGGTGTCCCCATGA
- a CDS encoding D-alanine--D-alanine ligase, giving the protein MTMLAEPPSPLPAPVPGRNNRAWPVPHAGMPPLDTAGDPLSAFEFWSMRRFYWPIALYALWLMVRYRGVTLPTAANPSFPGGGLVGESKSAILDLACAAAPDHVAPFVAIDRPGRPDDPIGEALAAEAAMTAAGLGFPVVAKPDLGCRGAGVRLVRDPGELAAYLEGFPAGARLILQRHVAYEAEAGVFYVREPGRERGRLVSLTLKYFPYVHGDGSSTLRELILADPRAGRVPHLYLPRHAARLDQVPEAGEPVRLAFAGSHSRGSIFRDGTALVTPAMTARFDAIARAIPEFWFGRFDVRFADIVRLQAGEDFAILEVNGAGAEMTHVWDRSKSLRQARRDLMEQYRLLFAIGRANRDRGHRGQGLGEFWRAWRREKALTPHYPPTL; this is encoded by the coding sequence ATGACCATGCTCGCCGAACCGCCGTCCCCCCTCCCGGCACCGGTTCCCGGACGGAACAACCGCGCGTGGCCGGTGCCGCACGCCGGGATGCCGCCCCTGGACACGGCCGGGGACCCCCTCAGCGCCTTCGAGTTCTGGTCGATGCGCCGGTTCTACTGGCCGATCGCGCTCTATGCCCTGTGGCTGATGGTGCGCTACCGCGGCGTCACGCTGCCGACCGCGGCCAACCCGTCCTTCCCCGGCGGCGGCCTTGTCGGCGAGTCGAAATCGGCCATCCTGGACCTCGCCTGCGCGGCGGCGCCCGATCATGTCGCTCCCTTCGTCGCGATCGACCGGCCCGGCCGTCCCGACGACCCCATCGGCGAGGCGCTGGCGGCGGAGGCCGCCATGACCGCGGCGGGCCTTGGCTTTCCCGTGGTCGCCAAGCCCGACCTGGGCTGCCGGGGCGCCGGGGTGCGGCTGGTCCGCGATCCGGGGGAGCTGGCGGCCTATCTGGAGGGGTTTCCGGCCGGGGCGCGGCTGATCCTCCAGCGCCACGTGGCGTACGAGGCGGAGGCCGGCGTCTTCTACGTCCGCGAGCCCGGCCGGGAGAGGGGCCGGCTCGTGTCGCTGACCCTGAAATACTTCCCCTATGTCCATGGCGACGGAAGCTCGACCCTGCGCGAGCTGATCCTGGCCGACCCGCGGGCCGGGCGGGTGCCCCATCTCTACCTGCCGCGCCACGCCGCCCGCTTGGACCAGGTGCCGGAGGCGGGAGAGCCGGTCCGGCTCGCCTTCGCCGGAAGCCACAGCCGGGGCAGCATCTTCCGTGACGGCACCGCGCTGGTCACCCCGGCCATGACCGCCCGGTTCGACGCCATCGCCCGAGCCATCCCGGAATTCTGGTTCGGCCGGTTCGACGTGCGGTTCGCCGATATCGTGCGGCTCCAGGCCGGCGAGGACTTCGCCATCCTGGAGGTCAACGGCGCCGGGGCGGAGATGACCCATGTCTGGGACCGTTCCAAGTCGCTCCGGCAGGCCAGGCGCGACCTGATGGAGCAGTACCGCCTGCTGTTCGCCATCGGCCGGGCCAACCGGGACCGCGGGCACCGGGGCCAGGGCCTCGGCGAGTTCTGGCGGGCCTGGCGGCGCGAGAAGGCGCTGACGCCGCATTATCCGCCGACCCTGTGA